A region of the Meles meles chromosome 18, mMelMel3.1 paternal haplotype, whole genome shotgun sequence genome:
AGGATCAGGCatgggaagttgggggaggggggaggtgagctgccctcctcctccactccagATTTGGGATCAAAGTACTCTTTTAATACAACTTAATAAACTGGTGAGTCCCCTAGGCCTCTCAGAATGTCACTCCCATGATGACTGGGAGGACTTGGGCTATAGGATACACATTGGTGTGAGGggctctttctccctgcccccttgCTTCGGCCTCCCCATTTCTGATACTAACACCCGACCTTGGAACTGGGAATGCCCTCCCAAAACGTTTACTTTCACACCCCCCGCAGCCAACTTTGGAACCTGTAATTGTCTCTATGGGACAGAGGCACACCCAGGGGAGGATGTGCCCAGGGCACTCAGTGCCCACATCTCCTAGTCACAAAGCTTTGCCTTGCCTCTGACCAGCCACCGAAGAGGGTATTCCCAGCAGGGGCGTCATCTCCACCTTGACCCGGAGCAGAGCAGGCCCCATACCCGAAGGAGGGCTCAGCCTTGAGATTAGGTTGGAGACACAACAAGGGGTGGGGACCCCGAGGGTGGGGGCGAGGCGGAGCAGGTTAGATTAAAGAGCTCAGAGACCTGAGTCTTGAGCAGTGCACTCCCACTCCCGGGGCCTCTCCCCACTGTCTCCCCATGGACCGCACCGTGGTGCTCATCACCGGCTGCTCCTCTGGCATCGGCCTGCACCTGGCCCTGCGTCTGGCGTCCGACCCCTCCCGGAGCTTCAAAGGTAGTTGAGAGGCtgggatggagagaaaggagcagCCCCAGGGCCAAGGGGACCAGATAGCGGGAAGCAGGGAATTCAGATACTCGTCCTCTTCCTGAACCTCCAGTGTATGCCACGCTGCGGGACCTGAGGGCGCAGGGCCCGCTGTGGGAGGCAGCCCGGTCCCGAGGGTGCCCTCCTGGCTCCCTGGAGACGTTGCAGCTGGACGTGAGGGACGCGGATTCTGTGGCCGCTGCCCGGGCACGCGTGACCGAGGGCCGCGTGGACGTGCTGGGTGAGCCTCCCCGCAACACGCGTGCAGAAGCCTCCCCGGCACTGTGTCCAAACCAAAATGTCCTGAGGCCCAGGAACCTGCTGGGTCggaggacagagaggcaggcagggtccgATTTCTCTCCCCTCAGTGTGTAATGCGGGGCGGGGTCTGATCGGGCCGCTGGAGGCGCACACGGCTGGCGCAGTGGGGTCGGTGCTGGACGTGAACGTGGCCGGGACGGTGCGGACACTGCAGGCCTTCCTGCCCGACATGAAGCGCCGCCGCTCGGGACGCGTGCTGGTGACCGGGAGCATGGGCGGCTTGATGGGTGCGTGGATGGGGCGGGGCCagcgggaggggcggggcctggtGGCAGTGCCTCGGGCTGCCTGGGGCTTCCGGTGCCTACCGTCCCAGACGCGCCTCCGAAGCCTCTTCTCCCCTCGAAGGGCTGCCGTTCAACGCGGTTTACTGCGCCAGCAAGTTCGCGATCGAAGGCCTGTGCGAGAGTCTGGCGGTTCTCCTGCCTCCCTTCGGGGTCCAGTGAGTCAGCGCCCCGCCCCGGGGACCCCTGTCCCCTGACTTTGGGAACTCCAGCCCCCTGTCCTGTTGGAGCCTCTCTCAGGCGTTctccctggcccctccccacTGCGGGTCACAATTATTGTGTGCCAGGGCACTTGCCATTCCTTACCGCGCCTCTGCTGCCATCCAGCTGGGAAGCCGAAGAGGTTAGGTGactggctcaaggtcacacagtaaggGAGCTTGCCAGGTTGGAATTCCGATGCAAATCTCCCTCACACCCCCGAAATGGCTGTGGGTGGGCGGGGGGTAGGCAGGGGTGCTTGTCTGGCTGTAAGCCGCTTTTCAAAGGCTCTGGTTACCTCGGCGGCGCCGGCGCCGGGGCATAGACCCGCATCTCGCAGGTCCTGCCCTGCCCGGCGGCAGAGCTGGGGTCCGGCCCGCTggctgcgccccccccccccgaccactCGGCGCTTTGGGCCCGCAGCGTGAGCCTCATCGAGTGCGGCCCGGTGCGCACCGCCTTTCTGGAGAAGCTGGAGGGCGTTGCGGGCGGGGTGCTGGACGGCGCGGACGCCGAGACCCGCCAGCTCTTCTCCCGCTACCAGCGCCATCTAGAGCGGATCTTCCGCGAGGCGGCGCAGGACCCGGAGGAGGTGACCGAGGTAGGGGTCGGGCGCGGCCCCGGGAGCCGGGACGGCGCGCAgcggcggcggggggtgggggagggggacccagCTCCAGCCAGCGCGCCTCCTCCCGCCACCGCAGGTCTTCCTCGCCGCGCtgcgcgccccgcgccccgcgctgCGCTACTTCAGCACCGAGAGCTTCCTGCCGCTGGCGCACCTGCGCCTGGCAGACCCCAGCGGCTGCAGCTACGTCGCCGCCATGCACCGCGCTGTGTTCGCCGACGAGCCCGCGGAGGAGCTGACCGCCGCGGCCCCGGGCGGCCCCGCGCTCCGCGCTCCTCCCGCCGCCGCTGCCCCGCAATAAAGGCTTGGTCCACCGCTGTCTGCCGCTCTCTCCTTTGTGCCCCAGGGGCGCGCGGTTCTGGGGGACGGCGCCAGGCTGCCGGCTGCACTGCTCTGGCGGGACAAGTGGCGCGTGCCGCGGTTGGGCGATCTGGAAAGATCGTGGTTAGCCCGGGTTATAGCTGCACGGAGACCGAGgcccagaaagaggaagaggctAACCCGCGGAAGGGCGGGGCGGCGAGTGGTCCCTGGATTCCCACGGGGTGTCTGCAGCAGGTGTTAGGTGGACCGGGGAAGGGCGAGAGCCAGGTTGtgacttgcccccccccccccgccccagtcatGGGAAATCAGGCAAGGGCCTTAACCTTTCTCCGACTGTtctcttacctgtaaaatggataTAAGACCTATGTCATGGAGTGTATGGGGGATTAATTGAGGTACTGTCTGAAAGTGTTGAGATGGAGATTTGTTGATgttgctttaagattttatttgttgggaacgcctgagtggctcagtcaagcgtctgccttcagcttaggtcatgatcccaaggtcctgggacgaagccctgcatccagcagggagcctgcttctccctctgctgctccccctgcttgtgcgcgtgcgcgcgctctctctgtatcaaataaataaaatctttttttttaaaggttttatttattcgtttgtcagagagagagggagcacgcgcaagcagggagagcagcagagggagagggagaaacaggctaccccacaagcagggagcccaacactgggctctatcccagggctcCACTACCCCAGCCTAACGCAGGTGCAAACTGAGCCACCAGAACGCCCCTGGGACGGAGGCCCTGATATTCTTTCTGCTACTGGTGGTATTACTATGGTAATTGTGTTCCTATGTGGAAGCTAGATAcgtaaagaagaaacaaagctaAGTGAGTCAACAGGACACAGCTCCACTCGTCCTCCTCCTGCCCAGGCACTTGACAAAACTCAGCTGGACGGATACCCACCAGCCCAGAGGCTGCCACTCACCAGGAGGGTCAGCTGAAGCTCCAAGCCAAGCGGGGGCCTGGTGGGCTATCCTTCCTGCAGATGGGGGAAGGCGCTGGGATGGCAGGAACCCGTGAAAGGGCCTGCAGGTTTGTGTGGCCAGTCTCTTTCTAGGGTGCCGGAGGAGGGCTGGAGGGTAGATGGAGAATAGGCTAGAGGTTGCCagcagaggaagggcaggggtgCCCAGGAGATGGGACCAGGGAAGGGACTAGGAGATGGGAGGGAAATGACCATTTGGAGAGGGCAGGGACCTGGCTGCAGAGAACTTGGGAAGCTGGAATAGAAAGGAAACTGCTGGGGTTTTGTGTGGAACCTGAGGGGGGCCGGAAGGAGTCACCCCATCTTGGTCTGCTGCTACTTCTAGGTAGTGGTCTTGCTGGGCCGTTGGGCTGCTGGCTGCTTCTGCTCCTGGGACAGGGGACCTCAGCCGGCTCATCCCTACCTATCCCCCTGCCTCGCTGGCCCAGATGGTTCTGCCGTGCCTTCAGGATCCAGAAAGGCCACAGAAGGGGAAAGGGCCATCGGCCTCAATCCCTGGGACAAAGGACTTGCTCTCAGAGCCCAGCTCCTGTCCCCCAAGctgttctttttttgctttttaaaagattttacttatttatttgacagagatcacaggtaggcagagaggcaggcagagaaagagggggaagcaggttcccagctgagcagagagcccgatgcggggcttgatcccaggaccctgagatcatgacctgagccgaaggcagcggcttaatccactgagccacccaggcaccccccccaagCTGTTCTTTTGCACCCCTGTGTgagtttgtgtctgtgtgtatggatatgtgtgtatgtgcgtgctCACAAGGTCAcctctggggggtggggacacaATGATGAGAAAAGCATCAtaccctttttttgttttaaagattttatttttaagtaatctctacacccaatgtggggcttgaacccacaacccctagatgaagagtcccatgctccatcaactgagccagccaggtgccttaGCTACAttcatactttattttatttatttatttgagagagagagagagagtgcgcacgtGCATGAGAGGGgggaatgtcagagggagaagcagacttcccgtggaacagggagcccaatgtaggactcgatcccgggacttcgggatcatgacctgagctgaaggcaatgctcaaccaactgagacacccaggtcccTACATTCATACTCTTAAGTCTCATGCAGTCCTGTGACTTTGAAGACCATTTTTATGCCAATGAGCCCTACCAAAGTCTCCAGTATCTCCAACCCCATTGTTTCCCACAAACTCCAGACAGACATCTCCAACTTCCTACTCAACTTATCTTCTTGATGCCTAATAAACTTAATGTATTCAAATGCCAAGTCCATTCCAGCCCTCCCACTGCTCGCGCCCGTCTACCCCACTTCCGTATATGACAactccattcattttttttttacattcattctttttttttcacttaaaaattttttttaataaacatataatgtatttttatccccaggggtacaggtctgtgaatcaccaggtttacacacttcacagcactcaccatagcacataccctccccaatgtccataaccccctccccctctcccaaccccccgcccccggcaaccctcagtttgttttgtgagattaagagtcacttatggtttgtctccctcccaatcccatcttgtttcatttattcttttcctgccccccaaaccccccacgttgcatctccacgt
Encoded here:
- the HSD17B1 gene encoding 17-beta-hydroxysteroid dehydrogenase type 1, coding for MDRTVVLITGCSSGIGLHLALRLASDPSRSFKVYATLRDLRAQGPLWEAARSRGCPPGSLETLQLDVRDADSVAAARARVTEGRVDVLVCNAGRGLIGPLEAHTAGAVGSVLDVNVAGTVRTLQAFLPDMKRRRSGRVLVTGSMGGLMGLPFNAVYCASKFAIEGLCESLAVLLPPFGVHVSLIECGPVRTAFLEKLEGVAGGVLDGADAETRQLFSRYQRHLERIFREAAQDPEEVTEVFLAALRAPRPALRYFSTESFLPLAHLRLADPSGCSYVAAMHRAVFADEPAEELTAAAPGGPALRAPPAAAAPQ